The stretch of DNA GTGGTCAGCCACCCGCACGCGGATGCCGCGCGGCTCGGCGCGCGTCTGGACCACCGCAAGGGTCTGGGGGTGGCAATCTGCATCGACAAAAAAGGTGCGCGCCTCGGGCCGGGACCGCACGGCGAAGGCCAGGCTCATGGCTTCGGCGGCCGCGGTGGCTTCGTCCAACAGCGAGGCGTTGGCCAGGTCCAGGCCCGTCAGGTCAGTGATCAGGGTCTGGAAGTTGAGCAGCGCTTCCAGCCGGCCCTGAGCGATTTCGGCCTGGTAGGGGGTGTAAGCGGTGTACCAGCCCGGGTTTTCCAGGATGGTGCGCTGGATGACGGGGGGCGTCACGGTGGGATGGTAACCCAGGCCGAGGTAGTTTTTGGCCAGTTGGTTCCGGGCGGCCAGAGCGCGCAGGCGTTGCAGGGCCTGGAACTCCGAGGCCGGGGCGGGCAGCGCCAAGGGCCGGCGCAAGCGGATGGCGGCGGGCACGGTCTGCTCGATGAGTTCCTCCAGGGAGGCGCAGCCGATGACTTGGAGCATTTCGGGCAAGTCCGCCGCCTGCGGGCCAATGTGCCGCTCCGCAAACGAGTCAGGATTGATCGCCGGTGGTTGGGAGAAAGATAGCTTTGGTTCTAATCTTCGGGAACGATGGGTGAATACAGCTTTCATGTTCAGTTCGAACCTCACGCGCGAACGTGCAGTCGCTGGGGTCCCCATCGACGTTGAAGCAGGGGAACTTTAGCCGAAACCCACCGAGTAGCGTTCGGAGCTCGGAGTTCGGCGTTCGGTCACACAGCGGGCACAACGTAAGAGTTCACACGGCGAACACGGCGGGAAGAGGAAAGCTTTCGGCGTTCGGAGGCGCCGTCGTCGCCGCATGTCGGGCTCGGCAGCTGAGACCGCGTCACCCCCGGTCCTTGCTAACCCGATCACGCGGCGGATCTGCTGACCTCACCCTTTATGGGCGGCATTTCCCGCGTTCAACGGCTTCCGCGGCGGATCGACGTCACCGAGCGACCACGGCAATCATCATGCCTTTGAACTCCGAACGCCGAGCTCCGAACCCCGAACTCTTCTCTTTCAGGCGTGCGCGGGTTCCGGCAAGCGGGGCTGAGACAGACGGGAAGGGAAGCGGCGGCGATGGCGCAGCCGGTCGAGGTAGAGATAGATGATCGGGGTCGTGTAGAGGGTTAGGAGTTGGGAGATGAGCAGGCCCCCGATGATGGCCACTCCCAGCGGTTGCCGGATTTCCGCGCCTTCACCGCGTCCGAGGGCGAGGGGAACGGCCCCGAACATGGCGGCGAGGGTAGTCATCATGATCGGCCGGAATCGAACGATACAAGCCTCATAGATCGATTCTTTCGGGGACAGATCCCGGTCCCGTTCCAGTTCGAGCGCGAAATCGACCATCATGATCGCGTTTTTCTTCACGATCCCGATCAGCAGGATGACGCCGATCAGGGAGACGATCGAGAAGTCAACGTGGCAAACCAGAAGCGCAAGCAGCGCGCCCAGCCCCGCCGAGGGCAAGGTGGACAGGATGGTGATGGGATGGATGTAACTCTCGTAGAGAACCCCGAGGACGATATAGACCGCGATGAGCGCGGTGAGGATCAGGATCGGCTCAGACGAGAGCGAGTCGGCAAAGACCTGGGCGGTTCCTCCAAAGCTGCCCCGCACGGTGTCCGGCATGCGGATGGCCTGCGCCGCTTTTTGAATTATCGCGGTGGCATCA from Verrucomicrobiota bacterium encodes:
- a CDS encoding glycine dehydrogenase (aminomethyl-transferring), which gives rise to MKAVFTHRSRRLEPKLSFSQPPAINPDSFAERHIGPQAADLPEMLQVIGCASLEELIEQTVPAAIRLRRPLALPAPASEFQALQRLRALAARNQLAKNYLGLGYHPTVTPPVIQRTILENPGWYTAYTPYQAEIAQGRLEALLNFQTLITDLTGLDLANASLLDEATAAAEAMSLAFAVRSRPEARTFFVDADCHPQTLAVVQTRAEPRGIRVRVADH